One segment of Asaia bogorensis NBRC 16594 DNA contains the following:
- a CDS encoding beta/alpha barrel domain-containing protein, which produces MTPPKADEGRAALDAALSPKLALTPGEIAGRTDAYFNRTQKIVSHFGECQVTYALFIRRPVIAAHGLMVAWLENVAREQGFSVEIETIYPEGSWVGAGEPLLYLTGPFTRMAPLETLLLQKLGSACVAAHNAYQMALALPDAAFMAMEARHCAGFEMQEMMGYAASIGSRAARREGAKGFVGCANDVTAAFFGQDHGLGTMPHALIGYAGSTLRAAEMYREVYPDDPLVVLVDYFGQEITDALAVCRRFPELAAQGRISVRLDTHGGRFIEGLDPQSSYAVLERHTPGTIRRYRSDNELKDLVGTGVSAAAIWWMREQLNAAGFPEVRIIVSSGFGLQKCMTMRDSHAPLDVVGTGSFIPVKWNETYATADIVAYDGEKRVKVGREFLLQRIRSREKESEA; this is translated from the coding sequence ATGACGCCCCCCAAGGCCGATGAGGGACGCGCTGCACTTGATGCAGCGTTAAGCCCGAAACTCGCTCTGACACCCGGCGAGATTGCCGGGCGGACAGACGCCTATTTCAACCGGACGCAGAAGATCGTCTCGCATTTTGGCGAGTGTCAGGTCACCTACGCGCTGTTCATTCGCCGGCCCGTCATTGCGGCGCATGGGCTGATGGTCGCGTGGCTCGAGAATGTCGCGCGTGAGCAGGGTTTTTCGGTCGAGATCGAGACGATCTACCCTGAGGGAAGCTGGGTTGGCGCAGGCGAGCCGCTGCTCTACCTGACCGGGCCCTTTACCCGCATGGCCCCCCTCGAAACCCTTTTGCTGCAAAAGCTCGGCTCAGCCTGCGTCGCGGCCCATAATGCCTATCAGATGGCGCTGGCCCTGCCGGATGCAGCGTTCATGGCCATGGAAGCCCGTCACTGCGCCGGATTCGAGATGCAGGAAATGATGGGCTATGCCGCCTCGATCGGCTCACGCGCTGCCCGACGCGAGGGCGCGAAGGGCTTCGTCGGTTGCGCCAATGATGTTACGGCGGCTTTCTTCGGCCAGGATCATGGGCTGGGCACCATGCCTCATGCCCTGATCGGTTATGCGGGCTCGACGCTGCGTGCCGCAGAGATGTATCGCGAGGTCTATCCTGACGACCCTCTCGTGGTGCTGGTCGATTATTTCGGGCAGGAAATCACCGATGCGCTCGCAGTGTGCCGTCGCTTCCCCGAGCTGGCGGCGCAGGGGCGAATCAGCGTGCGTCTCGATACGCATGGCGGGCGCTTCATTGAAGGGCTCGACCCCCAATCGTCCTATGCCGTGCTGGAGCGTCATACGCCTGGCACGATACGGCGCTACCGTTCCGATAACGAGCTGAAGGATCTGGTCGGCACGGGCGTGTCGGCCGCCGCCATCTGGTGGATGCGCGAGCAGCTCAATGCCGCTGGTTTCCCCGAGGTGCGGATCATCGTTTCGTCGGGATTTGGCCTGCAGAAATGCATGACCATGCGTGATTCCCATGCCCCGCTCGATGTGGTCGGGACAGGCTCGTTTATTCCGGTCAAATGGAACGAAACTTACGCCACGGCCGATATCGTGGCTTATGACGGTGAAAAGCGGGTGAAAGTCGGACGCGAGTTCCTCCTGCAGAGAATCCGGTCCAGAGAGAAGGAGAGCGAAGCATGA
- a CDS encoding ion channel, protein MKRDRSRWRQFFRVQSGLPLLGADEGTGREGDEIGTGRQRASVIRVGIGSNFWTDLYHHALTTSWPRFLGWSTIAYVAINLGFALLYRLCNAHINNAADLDLFSLFFFSVQTFSTVGYGVMAPTGHMANALVSVEALLGMMINALSTGVVFARFSRPRAQILFSHIGVISQRASPAALCIRLANSRKSAVLAMEAELSLSQFVIGEGGYPTRIFTRLALLQSQVPELRFTETLVHPIDSASPLAILSVEQLDATYAEILVTVRGTDEATGQAVLLQHGYDHAKMIKGMRFVDMVVQDASGNYRVDYRRLHDIEQEAEAAA, encoded by the coding sequence ATGAAGCGCGACAGGTCCCGCTGGCGGCAGTTTTTCAGGGTGCAGTCCGGGCTGCCCTTGCTGGGTGCTGACGAAGGAACCGGGCGGGAAGGCGATGAGATCGGCACGGGGCGTCAGCGTGCGTCGGTCATACGGGTCGGCATTGGCAGCAATTTCTGGACGGATCTCTATCATCACGCCCTGACCACCTCATGGCCACGGTTTCTGGGGTGGTCCACGATTGCCTATGTCGCAATCAACCTGGGTTTTGCGCTGCTGTATCGGCTATGCAACGCCCATATCAACAATGCTGCCGATCTCGACCTGTTCTCCCTGTTCTTCTTCAGCGTGCAGACCTTCTCAACAGTTGGCTATGGAGTCATGGCCCCAACCGGGCACATGGCCAATGCGCTTGTATCCGTTGAGGCGCTTCTGGGCATGATGATCAATGCCCTTTCCACTGGCGTGGTCTTTGCCCGCTTCTCGCGCCCACGGGCGCAAATTCTTTTCAGTCATATCGGGGTAATCAGCCAGCGCGCTTCACCTGCCGCCCTGTGCATCAGGCTCGCCAATTCGCGCAAGAGCGCGGTGCTGGCGATGGAGGCGGAACTTTCACTCTCCCAATTCGTGATTGGTGAGGGGGGATACCCCACCCGTATCTTCACACGGCTTGCCCTTCTGCAATCGCAGGTGCCCGAATTGCGGTTCACCGAAACCCTGGTGCACCCCATCGATAGCGCTAGCCCTCTTGCTATTCTGAGCGTCGAGCAGCTTGACGCGACCTATGCGGAAATTCTGGTCACCGTACGTGGCACGGATGAAGCAACCGGGCAGGCCGTGTTGCTCCAGCACGGTTACGATCATGCAAAGATGATCAAGGGGATGCGTTTCGTGGATATGGTCGTGCAGGACGCGTCGGGCAATTACCGCGTGGATTACAGACGGCTTCACGACATCGAACAGGAAGCCGAAGCCGCCGCGTGA
- a CDS encoding TonB-dependent receptor: MFTFLCCSGAAYATPLSDDAHQNTPTTARAAPAGKPGTTRHKIGGAGKPAWHAGEAAASEVAAAPASARASSARHVAHHVTPESISVTGQAHSKNYQKDPASVSVLSARQLANRHVVSLVDLGDGSVPSLRIAQFSGRNSALVVNIRGVGVLGDSNQPARDQGVGVYIDGVYVSRPQALGTALFDVESMEVLKGPQGTLFGRNTEAGALSIVTRRPTGKFGMRLVGGFGNYNSNKGELHLDLPAFHDLAIKIDAVTAHRGPLVDNPMPDTGGFNQYDKHGVHVEAMYHPVDNFTADYAYDNSYDSTTTLWMQLLKGGTNKLAQLATLQTTRAKRAFVGVPEEPSIGKNSGHRMTLDYKAIPQYLSFRSITAYRELSQSQFDNGMASGSLSNTTGNFTGMSFARNSLAGFWQNQISQEIQAFGHTKRLKYQGGFIYYREHAADNAQAFYTNQFTNAAGSEYRLLTGPAYDDWSLQPIDRASHVTSKSWGVYGNAVYTPPVLHDALHLTAGLRWSHDGKQGTLTTVNNKAPVNTAGVSGPIDFDAGWSRVDPLLEISGDLARHVLLYGKWSTGYKAGGANSRAQNYEAFGPESVSMFEVGTKTEFLDQRVRFNVAGYWGDYKDIQVDFSRPYQIGNQLTTRTTTSSINAPGRGDLSGVEAELSVSPIRYLTLGLSYAYNYVHIPPTANPYPNSVGVVSTMLVPIYQSYTPAHSGSFQADYVRPFQGFTLLGHLDGNIDSGYYAGTTDPVYAGIGNPKNVYQPKGDSGLIVNGRVAVSNVRLGHTGAKATFSLWARNLFAEQHVYFKTLGVTTGLQGYFNEARQFGGQVDLAF; this comes from the coding sequence GTGTTCACTTTCCTTTGCTGCTCGGGGGCCGCTTACGCAACGCCTCTTTCGGATGATGCCCATCAGAATACCCCGACTACAGCCAGGGCAGCGCCTGCAGGTAAACCGGGAACAACGCGGCACAAAATAGGCGGCGCAGGAAAGCCTGCCTGGCATGCAGGCGAGGCTGCGGCCAGCGAAGTCGCCGCAGCGCCGGCGTCGGCTCGAGCATCGTCCGCCCGTCATGTTGCCCATCACGTTACGCCGGAGAGCATCAGCGTGACAGGGCAGGCCCACAGCAAAAACTACCAGAAGGACCCGGCATCCGTGTCGGTCCTCAGTGCCCGGCAACTCGCCAACCGTCACGTCGTCTCACTGGTTGATCTCGGTGACGGCTCGGTACCTTCCTTGCGTATTGCCCAGTTTTCAGGCCGCAATTCAGCCCTGGTGGTCAATATCCGCGGTGTCGGCGTGCTGGGTGACAGCAACCAGCCCGCACGTGACCAGGGTGTGGGAGTCTATATCGACGGTGTGTATGTCTCCAGACCGCAGGCACTTGGCACGGCACTTTTCGATGTCGAGAGCATGGAGGTGCTCAAGGGGCCGCAGGGAACGCTGTTTGGCCGGAATACCGAGGCTGGCGCCCTGAGCATCGTGACGCGTCGCCCCACAGGCAAATTCGGCATGCGTCTGGTTGGCGGGTTTGGCAATTACAACAGCAACAAGGGCGAGTTGCATCTCGATCTACCAGCTTTCCATGATCTGGCGATCAAGATTGACGCTGTGACCGCCCATCGCGGACCACTTGTCGATAACCCGATGCCGGACACTGGTGGGTTCAACCAGTACGACAAGCACGGCGTGCATGTGGAGGCGATGTATCACCCGGTCGATAACTTCACCGCTGACTATGCCTATGACAATTCCTATGACAGCACGACCACGTTGTGGATGCAGTTACTCAAGGGAGGAACGAACAAGCTCGCGCAGCTTGCGACGTTGCAGACGACCCGCGCCAAAAGAGCGTTTGTCGGCGTTCCCGAAGAGCCAAGTATCGGCAAGAACAGCGGGCATCGCATGACGCTCGATTACAAGGCGATACCGCAATATCTTTCTTTCAGATCCATCACGGCGTATCGCGAACTGAGCCAGAGCCAGTTCGACAACGGGATGGCCTCCGGGAGCCTTTCCAACACCACAGGCAATTTCACCGGCATGAGCTTTGCACGTAACTCGCTGGCAGGATTCTGGCAGAACCAGATCAGTCAGGAGATACAGGCTTTCGGCCATACGAAGCGCCTGAAATATCAGGGTGGCTTCATCTATTACCGCGAGCATGCCGCCGATAACGCGCAGGCCTTCTATACAAACCAGTTCACTAATGCTGCTGGCAGTGAATACAGGCTGTTGACCGGCCCGGCCTATGATGACTGGAGTCTGCAGCCCATCGATCGTGCCAGCCATGTCACGTCAAAGAGCTGGGGCGTTTACGGCAATGCGGTCTATACCCCACCTGTGCTGCATGACGCGCTGCATCTGACGGCGGGGCTGCGCTGGTCTCACGATGGCAAGCAGGGCACGCTGACAACGGTCAACAACAAGGCACCGGTCAATACGGCGGGTGTGTCTGGCCCGATCGATTTCGATGCAGGCTGGTCGCGCGTGGACCCCCTGCTTGAAATCAGCGGTGATCTTGCCCGTCATGTATTGCTCTACGGCAAGTGGAGCACGGGTTATAAAGCAGGCGGAGCCAATTCACGGGCGCAGAATTACGAGGCTTTCGGGCCTGAATCGGTCTCGATGTTCGAGGTCGGCACCAAGACCGAGTTTCTCGATCAGCGTGTACGTTTCAACGTTGCGGGATATTGGGGCGACTACAAGGATATACAGGTCGATTTCAGCAGGCCTTACCAGATTGGCAATCAGCTGACGACGCGTACAACCACCTCATCCATCAATGCACCCGGTCGTGGTGACCTGAGCGGCGTCGAAGCCGAGCTGAGCGTGTCACCCATACGCTACCTGACGCTTGGCCTGTCCTACGCCTATAACTACGTTCACATTCCTCCCACCGCCAATCCCTATCCCAACTCGGTGGGCGTGGTCAGCACCATGCTCGTGCCAATCTACCAGAGCTATACTCCGGCCCATTCCGGCAGCTTCCAGGCAGATTACGTGCGTCCGTTTCAGGGTTTTACCCTGCTTGGCCATCTCGATGGCAATATCGACAGCGGATATTATGCCGGCACGACCGACCCTGTTTACGCGGGGATCGGAAACCCCAAGAACGTCTATCAGCCCAAGGGGGACAGTGGGCTGATCGTCAACGGGCGTGTCGCTGTGTCCAATGTGCGGCTGGGTCATACCGGCGCAAAGGCCACATTCTCGCTCTGGGCACGCAATCTGTTTGCCGAGCAACACGTTTACTTCAAGACCTTGGGCGTAACGACGGGCTTGCAGGGTTACTTCAATGAAGCGCGCCAGTTTGGCGGACAGGTCGATCTGGCGTTCTGA
- the alkB gene encoding DNA oxidative demethylase AlkB, whose amino-acid sequence MMDDLFSAARQPVLLAPGALFLPGAARAMQARLMQQLHEIMAQAPLRRLETPGGRRFSVEMTNCGALGWQSDKAGYRYESRDPLSGAAWPRIPDNWLVLARTMAEQAGYPGFVPQTCLINCYAPGARMGLHQDRDETALESPIVSVSLGVAAQFLFGGLERTAPTRKLSLLSGDVVVWGGPSRLFYHGITPLKPGHHELTGDRRWNLTFRRVRAC is encoded by the coding sequence CCCGGCGCGCTGTTCCTGCCGGGCGCCGCGCGGGCCATGCAGGCCAGGCTGATGCAACAGCTGCACGAAATCATGGCGCAAGCACCCCTGCGCCGCCTTGAGACGCCGGGTGGTCGGCGTTTCTCGGTCGAGATGACAAATTGTGGCGCGCTGGGCTGGCAGTCCGACAAGGCTGGATATCGTTACGAGTCCCGAGACCCCCTGAGTGGTGCGGCCTGGCCGCGGATACCGGATAACTGGCTCGTACTGGCCCGGACCATGGCAGAGCAGGCCGGCTATCCTGGTTTTGTGCCCCAGACTTGTCTGATCAACTGTTATGCGCCCGGTGCACGCATGGGGCTTCATCAGGACCGCGACGAGACGGCGCTGGAAAGCCCGATCGTATCGGTCTCGCTCGGTGTGGCCGCACAATTTCTCTTCGGTGGGCTGGAGCGCACGGCCCCGACACGCAAGCTTTCGCTCCTGAGCGGAGATGTCGTGGTGTGGGGTGGCCCGTCGCGTCTGTTCTATCACGGGATTACCCCGCTAAAGCCGGGCCACCATGAATTGACGGGAGACCGGCGCTGGAATTTGACGTTTCGCCGGGTGCGGGCGTGCTAG
- a CDS encoding class I SAM-dependent methyltransferase, protein MPKRPPQFVPPDAAGFYASRRGDQVNALLMAQLAGLLPDPTGLRVLGLGYAQPLLSQWRGLARARWVASAQLDTPLTRRAPLDNHGGFAVPSCLVAPDALPFDDLGIDLVVMVHGLELANPHPLLRMVWKVLADHGRLILVVPNRTGLAAKDDTSPFGHGSPFSASQLDRALQRALFRTESTATALSAPLALLKLGEQAALMADRATGLLGRRLGGVHLVNACKDLYSGMPVEAERAKLAFGRRVTTLASSASSCDSLSEKPGS, encoded by the coding sequence ATGCCCAAGCGCCCACCCCAGTTCGTCCCTCCCGATGCTGCCGGTTTTTATGCCAGCCGGCGCGGCGATCAGGTCAATGCTCTGCTCATGGCGCAACTGGCCGGCCTGCTGCCCGACCCGACCGGGTTACGCGTTCTCGGTCTTGGCTACGCGCAGCCTCTCCTGTCCCAATGGCGTGGGCTCGCACGGGCACGCTGGGTGGCGTCGGCCCAGCTGGATACGCCGCTCACCCGGCGCGCGCCGCTGGACAATCATGGCGGCTTTGCCGTGCCTTCATGCCTTGTGGCGCCGGATGCCCTGCCCTTCGATGATCTGGGTATCGATCTGGTAGTGATGGTGCATGGGCTCGAACTGGCCAATCCCCATCCCCTGCTGCGCATGGTCTGGAAGGTCCTCGCCGATCATGGCCGGCTGATTCTTGTTGTTCCGAACCGGACAGGTCTTGCCGCCAAGGACGATACGTCGCCTTTCGGTCATGGCAGCCCGTTTTCGGCCAGCCAGCTCGATCGCGCCCTGCAACGCGCCCTGTTTCGCACCGAAAGCACGGCCACCGCGCTCAGCGCGCCTCTGGCGCTGCTGAAGCTGGGTGAGCAGGCGGCTCTCATGGCCGATCGGGCGACGGGGTTGCTGGGCCGCAGGCTGGGGGGCGTGCATCTGGTGAACGCGTGCAAGGATCTCTACTCCGGCATGCCGGTTGAGGCTGAACGCGCCAAGCTCGCTTTTGGCAGGCGCGTCACCACATTGGCGAGCTCTGCCAGCAGCTGTGACAGCCTGAGTGAAAAACCGGGCAGCTAG
- a CDS encoding class II 3-deoxy-7-phosphoheptulonate synthase yields MHPNRESAVHAGWTPSSWRSHPIRQAPHYLDAAALDSVEARLRRYPPLVFAGETRRLKSQLAKAARGEAFVLQGGACAESFNEFTADIVRDTFRVLLQMAVVLTFGAKVPVIKIGRMAGQYAKPRSSDTETQNGVTLPCYRGDIINGPEFTEAARIPDPARMETGYFQSVGVMNLLRAFASGGYANLHQVHRWNLGFVKRSPLAERYQDLAQRIDETLSFMGACGFNQSAPQINETEFYTSHEALLLPYEQALTRIDSLSENWYDCSAHFLWIGDRTRQPDGAHVEFLRGVGNPIGIKVGPTTTLEDLEKLLDILNPKDEAGRITLISRMGASKVGDFLPPLLDKVRGSGRTVTWLCDPMHGNTIATADKIKTRSFDSILGEVKGFFSVFQQAGLRPGGIHIEMTGQDVTECVGGAHRLTEADLAGRYETFCDPRLNAEQSLEMAFLLAEELTGHFRDHGALRE; encoded by the coding sequence ATGCACCCGAACCGCGAATCCGCTGTGCACGCCGGCTGGACGCCGTCGAGCTGGCGGTCGCACCCCATTCGTCAGGCTCCGCATTATCTGGATGCAGCCGCGCTCGACTCTGTCGAAGCCCGTCTGCGGCGATATCCGCCCCTGGTGTTTGCGGGCGAGACGCGGCGCCTGAAGAGCCAGCTTGCCAAGGCAGCGCGTGGCGAGGCCTTTGTGCTTCAGGGTGGGGCATGTGCCGAGAGCTTCAATGAGTTCACCGCTGATATCGTGCGCGATACGTTTCGTGTGCTCCTGCAGATGGCCGTCGTGCTGACCTTCGGTGCCAAGGTGCCGGTGATCAAGATCGGGCGTATGGCCGGGCAATATGCCAAGCCGCGTTCATCCGATACCGAGACGCAGAACGGCGTGACCTTGCCCTGTTACCGCGGCGACATCATCAACGGCCCGGAATTCACCGAGGCGGCGCGAATCCCCGATCCGGCGCGTATGGAAACAGGATATTTCCAGTCTGTTGGCGTGATGAACCTGCTGCGTGCCTTTGCATCGGGTGGTTACGCCAATCTGCATCAGGTGCATCGCTGGAATCTCGGCTTCGTCAAGCGCTCGCCACTGGCTGAACGCTATCAGGACCTTGCCCAGCGCATTGATGAGACCCTGTCCTTTATGGGGGCATGTGGCTTCAACCAGAGCGCGCCGCAGATCAACGAGACCGAGTTCTACACCTCGCATGAGGCGCTTTTACTGCCTTATGAGCAGGCCCTGACGCGCATCGATAGCCTGAGCGAGAACTGGTACGATTGCTCGGCCCATTTCCTGTGGATTGGCGATCGGACACGCCAGCCCGATGGGGCGCATGTGGAGTTCCTGCGCGGTGTGGGCAATCCGATTGGCATCAAGGTCGGCCCCACCACCACGCTGGAAGATCTCGAGAAGCTGCTCGATATCCTCAACCCGAAGGACGAGGCCGGTCGCATCACGCTCATTTCCCGCATGGGCGCCAGCAAGGTGGGTGATTTCCTGCCGCCGCTGCTTGACAAGGTGCGTGGCTCCGGCCGCACCGTGACATGGCTGTGCGACCCGATGCATGGCAATACCATCGCCACGGCAGACAAGATCAAGACCCGCTCCTTCGACTCGATTCTGGGTGAGGTGAAGGGCTTCTTCTCGGTATTCCAACAGGCTGGGCTGCGCCCTGGTGGCATCCATATCGAGATGACCGGGCAGGACGTCACCGAGTGTGTCGGCGGTGCCCATCGTCTGACGGAAGCCGACCTTGCTGGGCGTTACGAGACGTTCTGTGATCCGCGCCTCAATGCCGAGCAGTCGCTTGAGATGGCGTTCCTGCTGGCCGAGGAACTGACGGGTCACTTCCGCGATCACGGGGCGCTGCGGGAATGA
- a CDS encoding CDP-alcohol phosphatidyltransferase family protein, translating to MPPRRRKRRLRRIRPRRVRVRGPSFNRLIPNLLTMLGLCAGLSGMRYGLEQQFAYAAAALVIAACIDGLDGRIARLLHGTSRFGAEFDSLSDFVCFGVAPPFLLYLWTLQANGGRYAFVPCILFTVCMALRLARFNASLDDEEKPEYSYSFFTGVPAPAGAGVVLFPIFLGLEADRMHWPVLESLARSPLLAAGFLILTAALLVSTLPVWSFKNFKIPSPFVLPLMLGTLLYAAILLADPWLALAAAGIIYLLMLPFSRRSFHRLKEQAEAMSEDVP from the coding sequence CTGCCTCCCCGACGCAGGAAGCGTCGGCTGAGGCGTATCCGGCCGCGCCGCGTGCGCGTGCGCGGCCCGTCTTTCAACAGGCTCATCCCGAACCTGCTGACCATGCTGGGTCTGTGCGCCGGGCTGAGCGGGATGCGGTACGGGCTGGAGCAGCAATTTGCCTATGCGGCCGCAGCACTCGTGATTGCGGCCTGTATCGATGGGCTCGACGGACGTATCGCCCGTCTGCTGCATGGCACATCGCGCTTCGGGGCCGAGTTCGACTCGCTCTCCGATTTCGTCTGCTTTGGCGTGGCGCCGCCTTTCCTGCTTTATCTCTGGACATTGCAGGCCAATGGCGGGCGCTACGCTTTTGTGCCCTGCATTCTGTTCACTGTGTGCATGGCGCTGCGTCTTGCGCGCTTCAATGCCAGCCTCGATGACGAGGAGAAGCCGGAATATTCCTACAGCTTCTTCACGGGGGTACCGGCCCCTGCCGGCGCAGGTGTCGTGCTGTTTCCCATCTTTCTCGGGCTGGAAGCCGACAGAATGCACTGGCCAGTTCTTGAATCCCTTGCCCGCTCCCCCCTGCTGGCAGCCGGTTTCCTGATCCTGACCGCAGCCCTGCTGGTTTCGACACTGCCGGTCTGGTCGTTTAAGAACTTCAAGATCCCGTCGCCCTTCGTGCTGCCGCTCATGCTCGGCACGTTGCTCTATGCGGCAATCCTTCTGGCCGATCCCTGGCTTGCTCTGGCAGCGGCTGGCATCATCTATCTGCTGATGCTCCCGTTCAGCCGCCGCAGCTTCCATCGCCTCAAGGAACAGGCCGAGGCCATGTCGGAAGACGTGCCCTAG
- the gltX gene encoding glutamate--tRNA ligase, with protein MKLRFAPSPTGYLHVGNARLAIANALYARKHGAQFLLRIDDTDLERSKAEYEQGIKTDLEWLGLDWDEMAHQSERLDRYAKAIEALKASGRLYPCFESEQELAAKRELRLKARKPPIYDRAMLRMTPEQRERAEANGKTPYWRFRLSDGHKSWRDLVMGDLSVKLTAISDPVLVRADGTVLYTLASVVDDMELDVTHIIRGEDHITNTGVQLDIIEALGGKGARFTFAHLPLLLDEGGGKLSKRFDALSLRALRHDGMEPQSVVSYLSRIGSSDDPVPMTLEESIASFDLSHISRSAARFDMQHLLGLNRRLLHTMSFEDVRTRLPEGASEAFWNAIRGNVDLTGEIGFWWEVVQGDIAPPSLRDEAGFLEQAQQTLPDAPWDGETWKQWIATLKDVSGRKGKALFHPLRLALTGEEAGPELHALLPLMGRDLVLRRLQEAAIG; from the coding sequence ATGAAACTGCGCTTCGCCCCCAGCCCGACCGGCTATCTCCATGTTGGCAATGCTCGCCTTGCCATCGCCAACGCCCTGTATGCCCGCAAGCATGGCGCACAATTCCTGCTGCGCATCGACGATACGGATCTGGAGCGCTCCAAGGCGGAATACGAGCAGGGGATCAAGACGGATCTCGAATGGCTCGGTCTCGACTGGGACGAGATGGCCCATCAGTCGGAGCGGCTCGACCGCTATGCCAAGGCGATCGAGGCACTCAAGGCTTCGGGGCGACTCTATCCCTGTTTCGAGAGTGAGCAGGAACTGGCCGCCAAGCGCGAATTGCGGCTCAAGGCGCGCAAGCCTCCCATCTATGACCGTGCGATGCTGCGCATGACGCCTGAGCAGCGTGAGCGCGCCGAAGCCAATGGCAAGACGCCTTACTGGCGCTTTCGCCTCTCAGACGGTCACAAGAGCTGGCGCGATCTGGTGATGGGTGATCTGTCGGTCAAGCTGACGGCCATTTCCGACCCTGTTCTCGTGCGGGCTGATGGAACGGTGCTCTATACTCTGGCCTCGGTCGTGGACGACATGGAGCTGGATGTTACCCATATCATCCGTGGTGAGGACCATATTACCAACACTGGCGTGCAACTCGATATTATCGAGGCGCTGGGTGGCAAGGGGGCGCGTTTCACTTTCGCCCATCTGCCCCTATTGCTGGATGAAGGTGGAGGCAAGCTGTCCAAGCGCTTCGATGCGTTGTCGCTGCGTGCGCTGCGTCATGACGGCATGGAACCGCAATCGGTTGTGTCCTACCTGTCCAGAATCGGCAGTTCGGACGACCCGGTGCCCATGACACTGGAAGAATCCATCGCGAGTTTCGATCTGTCGCACATTTCGCGTTCGGCAGCGCGTTTCGACATGCAGCATCTGCTGGGGCTCAACCGCCGCCTGCTGCATACCATGTCCTTCGAGGATGTCCGCACCCGCCTGCCTGAAGGGGCGAGTGAGGCTTTCTGGAATGCCATACGTGGCAATGTCGATCTGACCGGCGAGATCGGTTTCTGGTGGGAAGTGGTACAGGGCGACATCGCGCCGCCCTCCCTGCGCGACGAGGCCGGGTTCCTGGAGCAGGCGCAGCAGACCCTGCCTGACGCCCCGTGGGACGGCGAAACGTGGAAGCAGTGGATCGCAACGCTGAAAGACGTCTCTGGCCGTAAGGGCAAGGCTCTCTTCCATCCGCTGCGTCTTGCCCTGACGGGCGAGGAGGCCGGGCCCGAACTGCATGCCCTTCTGCCTCTGATGGGGCGTGACCTGGTTCTGCGTCGCCTGCAGGAAGCGGCTATAGGGTAA
- a CDS encoding phosphatidylserine decarboxylase, translating into MSLIQSIKSVLAPPHRAAFPFLALTGGLTLLGRATPWRATRLIGNVALGGFGFCLYFFRDPKRFPPARTDLALAPADGRVVSVELATPPAALGMGSEPVWRVATFLSVLNVHINRMPAAGTVTKIAYHAGQFLNASLDKASDLNERNEVRLTLEDGRHMAIVQIAGLIARRIVCYVDEGSAVEPGDRFGLIRFGSRTDLYLPPGVTPLVSTGQTMVGGETVIAHL; encoded by the coding sequence ATGTCCCTGATTCAATCGATCAAATCCGTTCTGGCACCGCCTCACCGCGCTGCCTTCCCCTTTCTCGCACTGACGGGAGGGTTGACCCTGCTCGGCCGCGCAACGCCCTGGCGCGCCACGCGCCTGATTGGCAATGTGGCTCTGGGCGGGTTCGGATTCTGCCTTTACTTCTTCCGCGATCCCAAGCGTTTTCCGCCGGCGCGCACCGATCTGGCCCTGGCCCCGGCCGATGGCCGCGTCGTATCGGTCGAACTCGCGACGCCACCCGCAGCGCTGGGCATGGGCAGTGAGCCTGTGTGGCGCGTGGCAACCTTCCTTTCAGTGCTGAACGTGCATATCAACCGTATGCCTGCAGCCGGCACGGTCACGAAGATTGCCTATCACGCCGGGCAGTTCCTCAATGCCAGCCTCGACAAAGCCTCTGACCTCAATGAACGCAACGAGGTTCGCCTGACGCTCGAGGACGGTCGTCACATGGCCATCGTGCAGATCGCGGGGCTGATTGCGCGTCGTATCGTCTGCTATGTGGATGAGGGCAGCGCTGTGGAACCGGGCGATCGTTTCGGCCTGATCCGCTTTGGCTCGCGCACCGACCTCTATCTGCCGCCGGGCGTGACGCCGCTTGTCAGCACCGGACAAACCATGGTCGGTGGCGAAACCGTCATCGCCCATCTCTGA